The Vibrio sp. NTOU-M3 genomic sequence GCGCTAATACATCACCCTTTGTAACCAGCTGTCCGGCGACAACATCTATCGATTGTAATTGCCCTGGTACACGAAACGCTAAAACGGCTTTATCGCCTGCTTCTGAGGTGGCTGGAAATTGTCTTTCAAATTGAGAATTGCCTACAGAAACCGTAAATAACTTAGCCGGTCTGGAGTCTGGTTCAGGGACCGGAGGAAGTTCCTTACCACAACCGCTTAATGTGGCGGCCACTGCAAGAAACAAGAGGTGTTTTCGCATGGTCTTTCATCCATTAGCTATAGATGAGTACTAAGATAGATGAATGACGTATGGGATACTAGTAGATAGGCTATAAAGTTTTGTTATACCGGTTGATATGAGAGAAGGTTTAGCTCCTTCTCTCAATTCTGCATCATAGGTTACGAAATTCACGATTGACTTTAAATGCATCTGATGTCACATAAGCTTCGATATTACGCAATTTACTCTCAATACCATTGAAGTCTTTCTCCAAGGTATTGAGTAACACTTCTGGTGATTGCCCTTGCTGCCATGGCTTCGCTTTTAGCTTATGTTCTTGCTTACTCTTGAGTGTTTCACCGTAATTTGCTGGCTGCTTTTCGATCATCAACGTCATCGCCACATACGCCAGTAATACGAGAAAGCTACCACCTAACAACGCTGCAGAGATCACCAAAATACGGATTAACCATACTTCAGCACCAAAATAATTGGCAAGCCCAGCACAAACTCCGGTGATTTTCCCATTCACGGTATCACGATAGAGCTCTTTACTACTCATAACGTTGCCTCCAGTTTGGGGACTCTGAGTCCAGAATGCGCTCTAACGTATCGACCCTTTGCTGCATAGACTCAGCTTTATCGGATAATGATTGTAGGCGTTCATAATCTTCACTCGATAGTCCACTGCTTGTTTTGCGTTTACTGCGATAATGCAAGATAAGCCAAAGCGGCGCGACAAAGATAAGAAAGACAATCAAAGGACCTGAAATCCAGAATGACATAAGCAACTCCTGTAGTAAGGGCGGAAAGGTCTGGTCACTTTACCACATAACACCAATGCAATGAGGTCAATACAGTGAAGCCTTATACCCGCCCAATTTTATTTATGATTTAAATGGCTTACTTCTTTTCTTCCATTTGTTGCTTTAACTTAGCGAGTTCTTGCTCAATTTCATCTTGAGCTTGAAGTTCTGCGAACTCTTGATCCAGTGACTTACCATTGCCTGTTTTCGCGTAAAGATCGGCTTCGGCTTCAAGTTCATCAATTTTGCGTGAATATTGATCAAACTTTGCCATCGCTTCATTGGTACGAGCGGTGTGCAGATGCTTTTGCACATCACGACGATTTGACGCAGCTTGACCTCGAATTGCCAGTGCTTGCTGTTTTGCTCGCGTTTCAGTGATTTTGCTTTCAAGCTTGCTGATTTCACCCGTTAGCTTGTCAATGGTCTCTTCAACCAATGTTTGCTCTGTATGTAACCCTTTCAGTACATCTTGAAGTTTTTGCTTTTCAATTAGTGCTGAGCGAGCTAAATCTTCTCTTTGCTTTGTTAGCGCTAACGTGGCTTTTTCCTGCCAGTCGCTAATTTGAGCGTCAATCGCCTCAACTTTTCGTGCCAATTCTTTTTTGTCAGCAATCGCTTTTGCTGAATTAGTACGAACTTCGACCAAAGTGTCTTCCATTTCTTGGATGATTAGGCGAATCATTTTTTCTGGGTCTTCCGCTTTGTCGAGAAGAGCGGAAATATTTGAATTAACAATGTCTGCGAATCGAGAAAAGATACCCATGGTGATCTCCTTGTTTACTTTGATACTGAGCTTAAATTGCTCAACCGTTGCTATTGATATACCAAGATGCGTGCCAAGTTTTTTATCGTTTATTTTCAATAAGTTAAAATATAGCCTCTTGAAAGCCACCTCAGAGTATGATGAATTTGACCGATTATAGGTAAATTTAACCAAGCTAAGTAAGGAAGAGCATGCAACAGAATCTAATCGGTGAATCTCCCGCTTTTCTTGCGGTCCTTGATAAAGTCTCGAAGCTCGCTGCCATCGATCGCCCTATTCTAATTATTGGTGAACGAGGAACGGGGAAGGAGTTGATAGCACAGCGGCTACATTATCTATCCAAGCGCTGGGATCAGCCCTTAGTCTCCTTAAATTGCTCTACGTTAAGTGAAGGTTTAATTGACTCGGAACTGTTTGGCCATGAATCTGGTTCATTTACTGGCTCAAAAGGACGGCATAAAGGGCGCTTCGAACGGGCTGAGAACGGAACATTGTTCCTTGATGAACTAGCAACGGCTCCCTTGCTTGTTCAGGAAAAGCTACTGCGTGTCATCGAATATGGGCAGTACGAACGTGTAGGTGGACATGAATTACTGAACGCTAACGTCCGTTTAATTTGTGCAACGAACGCTAACTTACCTGACATGGCCGCAACTGGCGCGTTTAGAGCGGATCTACTCGATCGCTTAGCATTTGATGTCGTCCACCTGCCACCACTGAGAGAAAGAAAAGAAGACATTCTGTTACTTGCTGAATACTACGCAATTAAAATGTGCCGTGAATTGAACTTTGAGTACTTCGTTGGTTTTTCAGAGCATGCCAAGCAGAGTTTATTGTCCTATTCATGGCCGGGTAATGTTCGTGAGCTCAAAAACGTCATTGAACGTGCAGTTTACCAGCACGGCATTCAAGATAACCCTATCGAAGCACTGATTTTTGATCCATTTGCGACCGGATGGATGGACACTTCTTCTCATTCGGCTGAGAAGCAAGCAACTGACAACGTACCGTTGGAATTTCCAATGGATTACAAACAATGGCAAGAACAACAAGACATTAAATTACTCGAAGCCGCGCTTGAAGAAGCAAAGTTTAACCAGAGGAAAGCAGCTGAACTTCTCGGCTTGAGCTACCATCAGTTAAGAGGAATGGTGAGAAAATACGACCTCACTAAAGCCGATTAACGAACGATGTTTAACCGACCTCCTAACAGCAATAAAAGTGAACTGATCGTTGTCGAATCGATTAGTTGGTTTGAGTAAATAAAAAATGGTAAATTATTGAGATCTTGAGGCATAATGGGGAGTTTTATTATGCTTCGTTTCTCAAAAGTATTCTGTCTATGAGAGCTTTGATACAACTGACATTGGGACTATTTAGCTTTAGCCTATTAACAGGCTGCGGCGAAGAAATAGA encodes the following:
- the pspC gene encoding envelope stress response membrane protein PspC; amino-acid sequence: MSSKELYRDTVNGKITGVCAGLANYFGAEVWLIRILVISAALLGGSFLVLLAYVAMTLMIEKQPANYGETLKSKQEHKLKAKPWQQGQSPEVLLNTLEKDFNGIESKLRNIEAYVTSDAFKVNREFRNL
- the pspF gene encoding phage shock protein operon transcriptional activator, with the translated sequence MQQNLIGESPAFLAVLDKVSKLAAIDRPILIIGERGTGKELIAQRLHYLSKRWDQPLVSLNCSTLSEGLIDSELFGHESGSFTGSKGRHKGRFERAENGTLFLDELATAPLLVQEKLLRVIEYGQYERVGGHELLNANVRLICATNANLPDMAATGAFRADLLDRLAFDVVHLPPLRERKEDILLLAEYYAIKMCRELNFEYFVGFSEHAKQSLLSYSWPGNVRELKNVIERAVYQHGIQDNPIEALIFDPFATGWMDTSSHSAEKQATDNVPLEFPMDYKQWQEQQDIKLLEAALEEAKFNQRKAAELLGLSYHQLRGMVRKYDLTKAD
- the pspA gene encoding phage shock protein PspA — protein: MGIFSRFADIVNSNISALLDKAEDPEKMIRLIIQEMEDTLVEVRTNSAKAIADKKELARKVEAIDAQISDWQEKATLALTKQREDLARSALIEKQKLQDVLKGLHTEQTLVEETIDKLTGEISKLESKITETRAKQQALAIRGQAASNRRDVQKHLHTARTNEAMAKFDQYSRKIDELEAEADLYAKTGNGKSLDQEFAELQAQDEIEQELAKLKQQMEEKK
- the pspB gene encoding envelope stress response membrane protein PspB, with the protein product MSFWISGPLIVFLIFVAPLWLILHYRSKRKTSSGLSSEDYERLQSLSDKAESMQQRVDTLERILDSESPNWRQRYE